Sequence from the Methanococcoides sp. LMO-2 genome:
GGTCCCATTTTCCGAATAACTTGTACATGGAATTATCTCCTTGGCTTTTCCTTTCTTCCAATGACCATTTCCCTAAGGCTGACATTGTTAACTGCAGTGACCTTGAAGCGCACTCCTGGAATATCACCCATTGCACCACCCATACGGCCACCGATCCTTTCTACGGTCACTTCGTCGTGTTCATCGATGAAGTTGATAGCACCGTCACCAGGACAGAATGCTGTTGCCTGACGACCGTTCTTGATCAGCTGGATCCTTACACATTTCCTGATAGCAGAGTTTGGCTGTTTTGCTTCCACACCTACTTTCTCAAGTACTATTCCACGACCCTGTGGTGCTCCGCTGAGCGGGTCAGATTTTACATCCAGACCTAAGGTACGCCTGCTGTAACCGGTGTCTTTCCACCTGGCGTCTTTACGGACCTTTTGAAGTCTGTGAGCTGCATATTTTCCATTTGGCATATATTATCCTCCCAATAATGTTCCGTACATAATGAGTTGAATTTATTATAATCATATGTGAACGAT
This genomic interval carries:
- a CDS encoding 30S ribosomal protein S12, with the translated sequence MPNGKYAAHRLQKVRKDARWKDTGYSRRTLGLDVKSDPLSGAPQGRGIVLEKVGVEAKQPNSAIRKCVRIQLIKNGRQATAFCPGDGAINFIDEHDEVTVERIGGRMGGAMGDIPGVRFKVTAVNNVSLREMVIGRKEKPRR